The Halogeometricum rufum genome has a segment encoding these proteins:
- a CDS encoding YeiH family protein, with protein MTDARRVSRRVLSAVPGLLLLAALAGLAFLVADVVPGLNALLLAVAFGAVVANVVGVPDRAAAGVRFHGRLLEAGIVLLGARVAFADLVASGPVVLGLAAAAVAFGVGFVDVLARRVFEVQRQTASLLAAGASVCGVSAATAVAGTIDADGESLAHVVAAILLFDAVTLLVFPVAGDLLALSGRQFGVWAGLSMYSTGPVTAAGFAHSAEAGQWATVTKLVRNSLLGVVALWYAFRDADRSTESGVASVLGGVPNFLVGFAFVALAANAGLLSSGTLALLETTSDGLFALAFAGLGLDVRLEAMRDAGLAPVAVLAVSLVVVSALALLAVVTLL; from the coding sequence GTGACCGACGCTCGACGGGTCTCTCGGCGGGTTCTGTCGGCCGTCCCGGGCCTCCTGCTCCTCGCCGCACTCGCCGGACTCGCGTTTCTCGTCGCCGACGTGGTTCCCGGACTGAACGCGCTCCTCCTCGCGGTGGCGTTCGGCGCCGTCGTCGCGAACGTCGTCGGCGTCCCCGACCGGGCCGCCGCGGGCGTCCGGTTCCACGGCCGCCTCCTCGAAGCCGGCATCGTCCTCCTCGGCGCGCGCGTCGCGTTCGCCGACCTCGTCGCGAGCGGACCCGTCGTCCTCGGACTCGCCGCGGCCGCCGTCGCCTTCGGCGTCGGCTTCGTCGACGTGCTCGCGCGACGGGTGTTCGAAGTCCAGCGCCAGACGGCGTCGCTCCTCGCGGCGGGGGCGAGCGTCTGCGGCGTCTCCGCCGCGACGGCCGTCGCGGGGACCATCGACGCCGACGGCGAGTCGCTGGCGCACGTCGTCGCCGCCATCCTGCTGTTCGACGCGGTGACGCTTCTGGTCTTTCCCGTCGCGGGCGACCTGTTGGCGCTCTCCGGCCGGCAGTTCGGCGTCTGGGCCGGCCTGAGCATGTACAGCACCGGTCCGGTCACCGCCGCCGGCTTCGCGCACTCCGCCGAGGCCGGCCAGTGGGCGACGGTGACGAAACTCGTCCGGAACTCCCTCCTCGGCGTCGTCGCCCTCTGGTACGCGTTCCGCGACGCCGACCGCTCCACCGAGTCGGGCGTGGCGTCGGTGCTGGGCGGCGTCCCGAACTTCCTCGTCGGGTTCGCGTTCGTCGCCCTCGCCGCGAACGCGGGGCTCCTCTCGTCGGGGACGCTCGCCCTCCTCGAGACGACGAGCGACGGCCTGTTCGCGCTGGCGTTCGCCGGCCTCGGACTGGACGTGCGCCTCGAAGCGATGCGCGACGCGGGTCTGGCCCCGGTGGCCGTCCTCGCGGTGTCGCTCGTCGTCGTCTCCGCCCTCGCGTTGCTGGCCGTGGTGACGCTGCTCTGA
- a CDS encoding adenylate kinase, whose protein sequence is MGKHILLLGAPGAGKGTQSKRLAAEFDLEHVTTGDALRANKDMDISDMDFEYDTPREYMDAGELVPDDVVNEIVKTALREADGYVLDGYPRNLDQAEYLTEITDLDAVVYLDVSEDELVDRLTGRRVCPDCGANYHVEFAPPEEEGVCDECGAELIQRDDDTEETVRERLSVYRENTEPVVEHYREEGVLVEVEGEQTPDDVFEDVAAVVEDA, encoded by the coding sequence ATGGGTAAGCACATCCTGCTGCTGGGCGCCCCCGGCGCCGGAAAGGGAACGCAGTCGAAGCGACTCGCCGCCGAGTTCGACCTCGAACACGTCACGACGGGCGACGCGCTCCGCGCGAACAAGGACATGGACATCAGCGACATGGACTTCGAGTACGACACCCCGCGGGAGTACATGGACGCGGGCGAACTCGTCCCCGACGACGTGGTGAACGAAATCGTGAAGACGGCGCTGCGGGAGGCCGACGGCTACGTCCTCGACGGCTACCCGCGCAACCTCGACCAGGCCGAGTACCTCACGGAGATTACGGACCTCGACGCCGTCGTCTACCTCGACGTGAGCGAGGACGAACTCGTCGACCGACTCACCGGCCGGCGCGTCTGCCCCGACTGCGGCGCGAACTACCACGTCGAGTTCGCCCCGCCCGAGGAGGAGGGCGTCTGCGACGAGTGCGGCGCGGAACTGATTCAGCGCGACGACGACACCGAGGAGACGGTGCGCGAACGCCTCAGCGTCTACCGCGAGAACACCGAACCCGTCGTCGAACACTACCGCGAGGAGGGCGTCCTCGTCGAGGTGGAAGGCGAGCAGACGCCGGACGACGTGTTCGAGGACGTCGCCGCCGTCGTCGAAGACGCGTAA
- a CDS encoding GAF domain-containing protein, whose product MDAKPDAATPPRVLFVGGPDWAESAADALSSVASVTRVDGVADGRERLSSGRPDAVVVARSEGGVAAVSTLRAAATDLPIVFCTDAGSESLARDVLAAGATDYVPADTAEFASYVRERTVEAAAEAAERVELERELRRSEELHRVTLNNMTDTVLITDDEGRFTYVCPNVHFIFGYTEAEIRELGSIDALLGDDLFDDAELAESGVLTNVETTATDKAGAEHTLLVNVREVSIQGGTTLYSCRDVTKRKQREESLTGLHRTTSELQYAETVREIARHVVEDAEEVLGCAASAIFRFDAETNRLEPVAQTPAMDRLYGPLPSFRPSEENLVGRAFVTGDPLFFDDVHESPALSNPATDLRSVVVLSLGDHGVFVAGVDAVGAFDDVHREIADLLATTTEAALDRVERQSQLREQDRELQRRNDRLVSLNRVNEIIREVDQSVIRAETREAVERAVCERLTDGDRYRFAWVGSVDPASGTLVPRAESGTGRGYLDDVALAADADGDPACATAATGEETLVSNVATDLRRTPWRRAALERDFQSAVAVPISYDGVSYGVLAVYADRPAAFDGMVRTVMAELGETVASAISAVERKAALLTTAVTRVEYAVSGGGFPLSRVAERADCTLSVVTGIQQTVEDDSVFATVEGATTADLRAVADATAGVAEYRVVAAEDDSATVWFRFVRPFVASRLANHGVVLRRVEATPAGTTLEIDVPDGVELHSVTQLLSGTFDGVTLRSKRHREQPSSGEFAATVLDRLTERQLEVVQTAYHAGYFEDPRAYSGEAVADVLDISPAAFYRHVRTVQRKLFAALFEETQYSASIANYG is encoded by the coding sequence ATGGATGCGAAACCGGACGCCGCGACGCCGCCCCGAGTGCTGTTCGTCGGGGGACCCGACTGGGCCGAGTCGGCGGCCGACGCGCTGTCGTCCGTCGCGTCGGTCACCCGGGTCGACGGCGTCGCGGACGGGCGCGAGCGACTGTCGTCGGGGCGTCCCGACGCCGTCGTCGTGGCGCGGTCCGAGGGCGGCGTCGCCGCCGTCTCGACGCTCCGCGCCGCCGCGACGGACCTCCCAATCGTCTTCTGTACCGACGCCGGCAGCGAGTCGCTGGCCCGCGACGTCCTCGCCGCCGGGGCGACGGACTACGTGCCGGCCGACACCGCCGAGTTCGCGTCGTACGTCCGGGAGCGCACGGTCGAAGCGGCCGCCGAGGCCGCAGAGCGCGTCGAACTGGAGCGCGAACTCCGACGGTCGGAGGAACTCCACCGCGTCACGCTCAACAACATGACCGACACGGTGCTCATCACCGACGACGAGGGCCGGTTCACGTACGTCTGCCCGAACGTCCACTTCATCTTCGGATACACGGAGGCGGAGATTCGCGAACTCGGGAGTATCGACGCCCTCCTCGGCGACGACCTGTTCGACGACGCCGAACTCGCCGAGTCGGGCGTCCTGACGAACGTCGAGACCACGGCGACCGACAAGGCCGGCGCGGAGCACACGCTCCTCGTCAACGTCCGCGAGGTGTCGATTCAGGGCGGGACGACGCTCTATAGCTGTCGCGACGTGACGAAGCGAAAGCAGCGCGAGGAGTCGCTGACGGGACTGCACCGAACGACGAGCGAACTGCAGTACGCCGAGACGGTTCGGGAGATAGCCCGGCACGTCGTCGAGGACGCAGAGGAGGTCCTCGGCTGTGCGGCGAGCGCGATATTCCGGTTCGACGCCGAGACGAACCGCCTCGAACCGGTCGCGCAGACGCCGGCGATGGACCGGCTGTACGGGCCGCTACCGTCGTTCAGGCCCTCCGAGGAGAACCTCGTGGGTCGGGCGTTCGTGACCGGCGACCCCCTGTTCTTCGACGACGTACACGAGTCGCCGGCGCTGTCGAATCCGGCCACGGACCTCCGGAGCGTCGTCGTCCTCTCGCTGGGCGACCACGGCGTGTTCGTCGCCGGCGTCGACGCCGTCGGCGCGTTCGACGACGTCCACCGCGAAATCGCGGACCTGCTGGCGACGACGACGGAGGCGGCGCTCGACCGGGTGGAGCGGCAGTCGCAACTCCGCGAACAGGACCGTGAACTCCAGCGACGGAACGACCGACTCGTCTCGCTCAACCGCGTCAACGAGATAATCCGCGAGGTGGACCAGTCGGTCATCCGCGCGGAGACGCGGGAGGCGGTCGAACGCGCCGTCTGCGAGCGACTGACCGACGGCGACCGCTACCGGTTCGCGTGGGTCGGGTCGGTCGACCCGGCGTCGGGAACGCTCGTCCCGCGGGCCGAGAGCGGGACCGGACGGGGCTACCTCGACGACGTCGCCCTCGCGGCCGACGCCGACGGCGACCCGGCGTGCGCGACGGCCGCGACGGGCGAGGAGACGCTGGTCTCGAACGTCGCCACCGACCTGCGGCGGACGCCGTGGCGTCGCGCCGCCCTCGAACGCGACTTCCAGTCGGCCGTGGCCGTCCCCATCTCGTACGACGGCGTCTCCTACGGCGTGTTGGCCGTCTACGCCGACCGGCCCGCAGCGTTCGACGGGATGGTCCGGACGGTGATGGCCGAACTCGGCGAGACGGTGGCCTCGGCCATCAGCGCCGTCGAACGGAAGGCGGCGCTCCTGACGACGGCGGTCACCCGCGTCGAGTACGCCGTCTCCGGCGGCGGGTTTCCGCTCTCGCGCGTGGCCGAACGCGCCGACTGCACGCTCTCGGTCGTCACCGGCATCCAGCAGACCGTCGAGGACGACTCGGTGTTCGCCACCGTCGAGGGGGCGACGACGGCCGACCTGCGGGCCGTCGCGGACGCCACCGCCGGCGTCGCCGAGTACCGCGTCGTCGCCGCCGAGGACGACTCGGCCACCGTCTGGTTCCGCTTCGTCCGGCCGTTCGTCGCCTCGCGCCTCGCGAACCACGGCGTCGTCCTCCGGCGCGTCGAGGCGACGCCCGCGGGCACGACGCTCGAAATCGACGTCCCCGACGGCGTCGAACTGCACAGCGTCACGCAACTGCTGTCGGGAACGTTCGACGGCGTCACGCTCCGGTCGAAACGACACCGCGAGCAACCCTCCAGCGGCGAGTTCGCCGCCACCGTCCTGGACCGACTGACCGAGCGACAGTTGGAG
- a CDS encoding amino acid permease: protein MTDEELAKDLGPLAALTIGVGTMIGAGIFVLPGEAAAIAGPVVAVSFVVGGVVSIFTALSASELGTAMPKAGGGYYYINHALGPLFGSIAGMGNWMGLAFASAFYMLGFGGFIIELVDVPTVGLGILTLDPTQVAALVAGATFVGVNYVGAKETGTLQNVIVITLVAILTVFTILGLTMADLSTLRPFAPNGYGAILPGTALVFVSFLGFAKITTVAEEIKNPGRNLPLAVVGSVVIVTVMYAVIMVMLMGVLNWTELAQSATPVIDVAEVVFSNTLGLGVVGAGLILFGGLLATASSANASILASSRINFAMGRDRLITAWLNDIHPRFSTPYRSIAVTGVLILLFIAVGNVKVLAKAGSVLHLIVYGLMNVALIVMREADVADYDPEFTAPLYPVVPILGAVLSFGLIAFMEPIEIALAAGFVVASVAWYLVYARGKTEKSGVLSEYVLNQSEKMPDAAVSAATSVQPDGGQYRVMVPLANPAHETDLITLASAVAKAREGTVVAVHIEQVPDQTALESARERGDFAEAHELLEAAREDAETFGVPVETHTVLSHRSFEEIFDAARTYDADLTVMGWGPDAHGAPGRAESAIDELASSLPCDFLVLKDRGFDPAEILVPTAGGPDSDLSAAVAATLAEQYGSTVRLLHVTDDEAEGERFLSEWAENHGLGDAELIVEESDDVESAIARHARDATMLVIGATERGLLSRLVRGTLVLDVVNEVDCSVLLAEKTRKRSLAERLFGNR, encoded by the coding sequence GTGACCGACGAAGAACTCGCCAAAGACCTCGGGCCACTCGCCGCTCTCACCATCGGCGTCGGCACGATGATCGGTGCGGGCATCTTCGTCCTGCCCGGCGAGGCGGCCGCAATCGCCGGCCCCGTCGTCGCCGTCTCGTTCGTCGTCGGCGGCGTCGTCTCCATCTTCACGGCGCTCTCGGCGTCGGAACTCGGCACGGCCATGCCGAAGGCCGGCGGCGGCTACTACTACATCAACCACGCCCTCGGCCCCCTGTTCGGGAGCATCGCCGGCATGGGCAACTGGATGGGGCTGGCGTTCGCCTCGGCGTTCTACATGCTCGGGTTCGGCGGGTTCATCATCGAACTCGTGGACGTGCCGACGGTCGGACTCGGGATTCTCACGCTCGACCCGACGCAGGTGGCTGCCCTCGTCGCGGGTGCGACGTTCGTCGGCGTCAACTACGTCGGCGCCAAGGAGACGGGGACGCTCCAGAACGTCATCGTCATCACGCTGGTCGCCATCCTGACGGTGTTCACGATACTCGGCCTCACGATGGCCGACCTCTCGACGCTCCGCCCGTTCGCGCCCAACGGGTACGGTGCCATCCTCCCCGGGACGGCACTGGTGTTCGTCTCGTTCCTCGGGTTCGCGAAGATAACGACCGTCGCGGAGGAGATTAAGAACCCCGGACGGAACCTCCCGCTGGCCGTCGTCGGTTCCGTCGTCATCGTGACCGTGATGTACGCCGTCATCATGGTGATGCTGATGGGCGTCCTCAACTGGACGGAACTCGCTCAGTCGGCGACCCCGGTCATCGACGTGGCGGAAGTCGTCTTCTCGAACACGCTCGGCCTCGGCGTCGTCGGCGCGGGTCTCATCCTGTTCGGCGGCCTCCTCGCAACCGCGTCGAGCGCGAACGCGTCCATCCTCGCGTCCTCGCGAATCAACTTCGCGATGGGACGCGACAGGCTCATCACGGCGTGGCTGAACGACATCCACCCGCGCTTCTCGACGCCGTACCGCTCTATCGCCGTCACCGGCGTCCTCATCCTCCTGTTCATCGCCGTCGGCAACGTGAAGGTGCTGGCGAAGGCAGGCAGCGTCCTCCACCTCATCGTCTACGGGCTGATGAACGTCGCTCTCATCGTGATGCGGGAGGCCGACGTCGCCGACTACGACCCCGAGTTCACCGCCCCGCTCTACCCGGTCGTCCCGATTCTGGGGGCCGTCCTCTCGTTCGGACTCATCGCCTTCATGGAACCCATCGAGATAGCGCTCGCCGCCGGTTTCGTCGTCGCGTCGGTGGCGTGGTACCTCGTCTACGCGCGCGGAAAGACGGAGAAGTCCGGCGTCCTCAGCGAGTACGTCCTCAACCAGTCGGAGAAGATGCCCGACGCCGCCGTCTCGGCGGCCACGTCCGTCCAACCGGACGGCGGCCAGTACCGCGTGATGGTGCCGCTGGCGAACCCCGCACACGAGACGGACCTCATCACCCTCGCCAGCGCCGTCGCGAAGGCCCGCGAGGGAACCGTCGTCGCCGTCCACATCGAACAGGTGCCCGACCAGACGGCGCTGGAGTCCGCCCGCGAACGCGGCGACTTCGCGGAGGCACACGAACTGCTCGAAGCCGCCCGCGAGGACGCCGAGACGTTCGGCGTGCCCGTGGAGACGCACACCGTCCTCTCGCACCGGTCGTTCGAGGAGATATTCGACGCCGCTCGCACGTACGACGCCGACCTGACCGTCATGGGCTGGGGCCCGGACGCCCACGGGGCCCCGGGTCGCGCCGAGAGCGCCATCGACGAACTCGCCAGTTCGCTCCCGTGCGACTTCCTCGTCCTGAAGGACCGCGGGTTCGACCCCGCGGAGATTCTGGTCCCGACGGCGGGCGGTCCCGACTCGGACCTCTCGGCCGCCGTCGCCGCCACCCTCGCCGAGCAGTACGGCTCGACGGTCCGCCTCCTCCACGTCACCGACGACGAGGCGGAGGGCGAACGGTTCCTCTCGGAGTGGGCCGAGAACCACGGACTCGGCGACGCCGAACTGATCGTCGAGGAGTCCGACGACGTGGAATCGGCCATCGCGCGCCACGCGCGAGACGCGACGATGCTCGTCATCGGCGCGACGGAACGCGGCCTGCTCTCGCGACTCGTCCGCGGGACGCTGGTCCTCGACGTGGTGAACGAGGTGGACTGTTCGGTCCTGCTGGCCGAGAAGACGCGGAAACGCTCGCTCGCGGAGCGGTTGTTCGGTAATCGCTGA
- a CDS encoding universal stress protein: MAEGSPRSLFDRPLVPVANADDAAATADAVLPHVAAVGGRAVFVHVIEKAGGAPDKASVEQREDLADELFALVREAGEDAGVEVETDLRYGTDVADTIIDAAHDVGATCIAFTPRGGSRWWDLFSGDTRKSLVTESDLPVVTLPDADEEDAA, encoded by the coding sequence ATGGCTGAGGGGTCGCCTCGGTCGCTGTTCGACCGACCGCTCGTCCCCGTCGCGAACGCCGACGACGCCGCCGCGACGGCCGACGCCGTCCTGCCGCACGTCGCCGCCGTCGGGGGGCGCGCCGTCTTCGTCCACGTCATCGAGAAGGCCGGCGGCGCCCCGGACAAGGCGTCGGTCGAACAACGCGAGGACCTCGCGGACGAACTGTTCGCACTCGTCCGCGAGGCGGGCGAAGACGCGGGCGTCGAGGTGGAGACGGACCTCCGCTACGGCACCGACGTCGCCGACACCATCATCGACGCCGCCCACGACGTCGGCGCGACGTGCATCGCGTTCACGCCGCGCGGGGGGAGTCGGTGGTGGGACCTGTTCTCCGGCGACACCCGCAAATCGCTCGTGACCGAGAGCGACCTGCCGGTGGTCACCCTGCCGGACGCCGACGAGGAGGACGCCGCGTGA